A DNA window from Anaerocolumna sp. AGMB13020 contains the following coding sequences:
- a CDS encoding DHHW family protein: MKDRIKYVIGISSLLIALFTLSIINCLKPQAEFSDSERRKLKLKSDWSAELLLSNKMGDAFEGYAMDQFPFRDIFRRIKAYTLYKLLQEKDNNGIYIADGYAEKLNYPLKEASLSNALNRFQFLYDNYLAEGMGNLYTCIVPDKGYYLAEKFGYPHMDYDRLYDTIRAGMRYADFIDIRNLLHVKSYYKTDTHWRQEMLKPVAKKLLNSMGAEDIQGHSYQEITPETLFYGVYYGQSALPLEKEYITYLTNELLDSCIVYNYEKDSTSGIYDFDKLKSRDPYEMFLSGSVPLLTIENPKALGKKELIIFRDSFGSSLTPLLAEGYSKITLVDIRYVSSAILGDYIDFNGQDVLFLYSTLLLNDSFSMK; the protein is encoded by the coding sequence ATGAAAGATAGAATCAAATATGTAATTGGCATTTCATCACTGCTTATCGCTTTATTTACCCTTTCCATTATAAATTGTCTGAAACCTCAGGCAGAATTCTCTGACAGCGAGAGAAGAAAGTTAAAGCTAAAATCGGACTGGTCTGCAGAGCTTCTCCTTTCTAATAAGATGGGAGATGCTTTTGAGGGATATGCCATGGATCAGTTTCCTTTCAGAGATATATTCAGAAGAATAAAAGCTTACACTCTCTACAAACTGCTTCAGGAGAAGGATAATAACGGTATTTATATTGCGGATGGATATGCGGAGAAGCTTAATTATCCCTTAAAGGAGGCTTCTCTTTCCAATGCCCTGAACAGATTTCAATTCCTTTATGATAACTATCTGGCCGAAGGTATGGGCAATCTTTATACCTGTATTGTCCCTGATAAGGGGTATTATCTGGCAGAGAAGTTCGGTTATCCTCATATGGATTATGACCGCCTCTATGATACCATAAGAGCAGGAATGAGGTATGCTGATTTTATAGATATCAGAAATCTCCTTCATGTAAAAAGTTACTACAAAACAGATACACATTGGAGGCAGGAGATGCTAAAGCCTGTGGCAAAGAAACTGCTAAACAGTATGGGAGCAGAGGATATCCAGGGACATTCATATCAGGAGATCACACCGGAGACACTTTTTTATGGAGTCTATTACGGACAGTCTGCTTTGCCTTTGGAAAAGGAGTATATTACGTATCTGACCAATGAGCTCCTGGACAGCTGTATTGTCTATAACTATGAGAAAGACAGTACCTCCGGGATATATGATTTTGACAAGCTTAAAAGTAGAGACCCCTATGAAATGTTCTTATCGGGTTCGGTTCCTTTGCTAACAATTGAAAATCCCAAAGCTCTTGGAAAAAAAGAATTAATAATATTCCGAGATTCCTTTGGCAGCAGTCTGACACCCTTGTTGGCTGAAGGATATTCTAAGATAACACTGGTGGATATACGCTATGTATCAAGTGCGATTTTAGGGGATTATATTGATTTTAATGGGCAGGATGTATTGTTTCTATATAGTACTCTTCTTTTAAATGACAGTTTTAGTATGAAATAA
- a CDS encoding RNA polymerase sigma factor, whose product MIPDKTLYKAFLEGDISAFEELVIRYRYPLVYFILQFLKDYHSSEDIAQEVFAYIYLHPDRYFSEYEFKTYLFMLGKRRAIDYIRKRNRTKATLIEDLQLEDVRTLEEIIYRKEDSITLKKAIKELKPEYSKVVVLQYLNGFSLAEIAVVMDKSIGAVKVISHRAKLKLKEILEKGGMVL is encoded by the coding sequence ATGATTCCTGATAAAACATTATATAAAGCCTTTCTTGAGGGGGATATTTCTGCCTTTGAAGAATTGGTAATACGCTATCGCTATCCTTTGGTTTATTTTATACTGCAGTTTCTGAAGGATTATCATAGTTCCGAAGATATAGCCCAGGAGGTATTCGCTTATATTTATCTGCATCCGGACAGATATTTCTCCGAGTACGAGTTTAAAACCTATTTATTTATGTTAGGTAAACGACGAGCCATTGACTATATAAGAAAACGGAATCGAACAAAAGCGACATTAATAGAGGACCTGCAGCTGGAGGATGTAAGAACGCTGGAGGAAATCATTTATAGGAAAGAAGATTCCATAACACTTAAAAAGGCAATCAAGGAATTGAAACCAGAATACAGTAAAGTGGTTGTGCTTCAGTATCTTAACGGTTTTTCACTTGCCGAAATCGCTGTTGTTATGGATAAAAGTATCGGTGCTGTCAAGGTTATATCTCATCGGGCAAAGTTAAAACTGAAAGAAATCTTGGAGAAAGGGGGGATGGTCTTATGA
- a CDS encoding MBOAT family O-acyltransferase: MYSILMVASILQGYFMGLRIESLAGRKQAKYWMITSILISLVILGFFKYYDFFIQSVHEAAHLSLPMLSIALPMGISFYTFHIISYVIDVHRGDIKAEKSLINFMAYSTLFPQLVAGPIVRYADIAEQLHNRKHSLEQIYCGSRRFLVGLSKKVLLANSFGLLVAHFRASEDKSILFFWIYAAAYTLQIYYDFSGYSDMAIGLGQIFGFRFLENFQYPYIAKSITEFWRRWHISLSSWFRDYVYIPMGGNRVSKQRQIFNLLVVWMLTGLWHGAAWNFILWGLYFAVLLILEKFCLFKSKLWIPSVLSLVYVLVLVMISFVLFNAENLNQAMEDIRGMFGLTGIKAVTQETLYYFRSYSILLSIGVISATPVAGKLYRRVIKGKVGSSVAVVIEPAVLVCLLLVITGYLVDGSFNPFLYFRF, from the coding sequence TTGTACAGCATACTAATGGTTGCATCCATTTTACAGGGATATTTTATGGGGCTTCGCATTGAGAGCCTTGCAGGCAGGAAACAGGCTAAGTACTGGATGATTACTTCCATCTTGATAAGCCTTGTAATTTTAGGCTTCTTTAAGTATTATGATTTCTTTATACAGAGCGTTCATGAAGCTGCCCATTTATCTCTGCCGATGCTTTCCATAGCCTTGCCAATGGGAATCAGCTTTTATACCTTTCATATCATAAGTTACGTAATCGATGTGCACCGGGGAGATATTAAAGCAGAGAAAAGTCTTATAAATTTTATGGCCTATTCGACTTTGTTTCCTCAGTTGGTAGCTGGTCCTATTGTTCGTTATGCGGATATAGCAGAACAGCTTCATAACAGGAAGCACAGTCTCGAGCAGATATACTGCGGCAGCCGGAGGTTCTTAGTGGGCCTTTCAAAAAAGGTGCTCCTTGCGAATTCCTTTGGACTGCTGGTTGCTCATTTCAGAGCTTCCGAGGACAAATCGATACTATTTTTCTGGATTTATGCAGCGGCATATACCCTGCAAATTTATTATGATTTTTCCGGTTACAGTGACATGGCAATAGGTCTTGGACAGATTTTTGGATTTCGTTTTTTGGAGAATTTTCAATATCCTTATATCGCAAAGAGTATTACCGAGTTCTGGAGACGCTGGCATATATCCTTAAGTTCCTGGTTCAGAGATTATGTTTATATACCCATGGGTGGCAACAGGGTCTCAAAGCAAAGGCAGATATTTAATCTGCTGGTGGTATGGATGTTAACCGGATTATGGCATGGGGCAGCCTGGAATTTCATACTGTGGGGACTGTATTTTGCTGTACTGCTGATACTTGAGAAATTCTGCCTGTTTAAAAGTAAATTATGGATTCCTTCTGTCCTCTCTCTCGTTTACGTGTTGGTGCTGGTGATGATAAGCTTTGTTCTGTTCAACGCAGAAAATTTAAACCAGGCAATGGAAGATATCAGAGGAATGTTTGGTCTTACAGGAATCAAGGCAGTTACACAGGAGACGCTGTATTATTTCAGAAGTTACAGTATATTACTGAGCATTGGAGTAATCAGTGCAACGCCGGTTGCTGGCAAGCTATATAGGCGTGTTATCAAAGGAAAGGTGGGGAGCAGTGTGGCAGTGGTCATTGAGCCGGCGGTATTGGTCTGCCTGCTTCTGGTGATTACGGGATATCTGGTGGACGGTTCCTTTAACCCATTTTTGTATTTTAGATTTTAA
- a CDS encoding glycoside hydrolase family 20 zincin-like fold domain-containing protein, with protein sequence MYLIPEPQKMILEEDTGFVLRYNGRITVSSLCDRQAVAHAAILKEEVLRQLGFHYLISKGEKISGELFLGLKTNLHPEGYELNITKDAIELYGGSSAGILYGIQTLRQIINFKGAVLPALTIEDYPVIANRGFYHDITRGRIPTLKSLKELADKLSYYKMNQLQLYIEHSFLFRNFSEVWRDDTPLTAEEILELDQYCRNLHIDLVPSIATFGHLYKVLRTKTYSHLCELEGADKEPFSFYERMGHHTLDISNKDSFTFITEMLQEFIPLFSSEYFNLCADETFDLGKGKSKAMADKVGLENMYIDFVAEICEFLNSKGKKPMFWGDIICGFPEAVKKLPEGVICLNWGYEPNESEDNTKALKEAGALQYVCPGVNGWNRLINNYRSAYENIRRMSSYAVKYQAEGILNTDWGDFGHINHPEFSLAGLIYGAAFSWNAKGLEFEEINCKISRLEYGDATDTFLSVVNTLSEQNAVTWYEVICFKELTENAINGEPYSPVLKDISWDEINATNVNIDNCLTLLYRILSTARQEKRYLYKAYFIAGAGMKLFNEIGAFAACGPSTADAKEQGKELAVRLEYWHQEYKELWRSVSKESELYRISEVAYWYADYLRAQ encoded by the coding sequence ATGTATTTAATACCGGAACCACAGAAAATGATATTGGAAGAGGATACCGGCTTTGTCTTAAGATACAACGGGCGCATAACTGTAAGCAGCTTATGTGACAGACAAGCCGTAGCTCATGCCGCTATTTTGAAAGAGGAAGTCCTCAGACAGCTGGGTTTTCATTACCTTATTTCCAAGGGAGAAAAAATATCAGGAGAGCTGTTTCTTGGCTTAAAGACAAATTTGCACCCGGAAGGGTATGAGTTAAATATTACCAAAGATGCAATAGAATTATATGGTGGCAGCAGTGCGGGGATACTGTATGGAATCCAGACTTTACGCCAGATAATTAATTTTAAGGGAGCGGTACTTCCGGCCCTTACCATTGAAGATTATCCGGTCATAGCGAACAGGGGGTTCTATCACGATATAACCAGAGGACGTATACCGACTCTAAAAAGTCTGAAGGAACTTGCGGATAAGCTGTCCTATTATAAAATGAACCAGTTGCAGCTATATATTGAACATAGTTTTCTATTTCGTAATTTCAGTGAAGTCTGGCGGGATGATACGCCACTTACAGCTGAGGAAATTCTTGAGCTGGATCAATACTGCCGCAACCTGCACATAGATCTTGTGCCCTCTATTGCTACCTTCGGGCATCTTTATAAAGTACTTCGTACAAAGACCTATTCTCATCTCTGTGAACTGGAGGGAGCGGACAAGGAACCTTTCTCTTTTTATGAAAGAATGGGTCATCATACTCTTGATATTTCGAATAAAGATAGTTTTACCTTTATTACAGAAATGCTTCAGGAGTTTATCCCTTTATTTTCATCTGAATATTTTAACCTGTGTGCAGACGAAACCTTTGACCTGGGAAAAGGAAAAAGCAAAGCGATGGCCGATAAGGTCGGGCTTGAAAATATGTACATAGACTTTGTCGCAGAAATATGCGAGTTTCTTAACAGCAAAGGAAAAAAGCCGATGTTCTGGGGAGATATTATCTGCGGATTTCCGGAAGCTGTTAAGAAACTTCCAGAGGGTGTAATCTGCCTCAACTGGGGATATGAACCCAATGAAAGTGAGGACAATACCAAAGCACTGAAAGAGGCAGGTGCACTTCAATATGTATGTCCCGGGGTCAATGGCTGGAACAGGCTGATTAATAATTACAGATCTGCTTATGAAAATATCAGGAGAATGAGCAGCTATGCAGTCAAATATCAGGCAGAGGGAATTTTAAATACGGATTGGGGTGATTTCGGACACATTAATCATCCGGAATTCTCCTTAGCGGGACTGATCTATGGAGCAGCCTTTTCCTGGAATGCAAAAGGTCTGGAGTTTGAGGAAATCAATTGTAAAATATCGAGGCTTGAATATGGAGATGCAACAGATACCTTTCTGTCTGTCGTGAATACACTATCAGAACAGAATGCGGTTACCTGGTATGAGGTAATATGCTTTAAGGAATTAACGGAAAATGCCATTAACGGAGAACCCTATTCACCTGTGTTAAAAGATATCAGTTGGGATGAGATTAACGCAACCAATGTAAATATAGATAACTGTCTAACCCTTCTTTATCGGATACTGTCCACTGCCAGACAGGAGAAGCGCTATCTTTATAAGGCTTATTTCATAGCAGGAGCAGGCATGAAGCTCTTTAATGAGATTGGTGCTTTTGCAGCCTGCGGTCCCAGTACGGCAGATGCAAAGGAGCAGGGGAAGGAGCTTGCAGTAAGGCTTGAATATTGGCATCAGGAATATAAGGAGTTATGGCGCAGTGTCAGTAAGGAGTCCGAGCTCTATCGAATCAGCGAAGTTGCTTACTGGTATGCAGATTATCTGAGAGCCCAGTAA